In Nodosilinea sp. PGN35, the genomic stretch GGCGATTCAATTTTCGCGCGGCTGCCCCTTCAACTGCGAGTTTTGCGACATCATCACCCTCTATGGTCGCAAGCCCCGCACCAAGGGCGTTGAGCAGACCTTAGCCGAGCTGCAAGCGCTCTACGACCTGGGCTGGCGCGGCACTATTTTTATCGTTGACGACAATTTTATTGGCAACCAGCGCAACGTCAAACTGCTGCTGCGATCGCTGATTCCCTGGATGCAGGCGCATAACTATCCCTTCACCTTTTTCACCGAGGCTTCGGTGAATTTGGCGGAAGATCCGGAGCTGCTGGACTTGATGTCGCGATCGGGTTTCTACGGCGTATTTCTAGGCATAGAAACCCCCGACCAGGACAGCCTAAAAGTCACTCGCAAGCAGCAAAATACCCGCAATCCCCTGACCGAGGCCTGCCGCAAAATCAACGATGCCGGGCTGATGATCTACGCCGGATTTATCATTGGGTTCGATGGCGAGCGATCGGGGGCGGGCCAGCGCATTCAAGACTTTGTGGAGGAAACCGCGCTGCCCCAGCCGATGCTGGGGGTGCTGCAAGCGCCGCCCCACACCGCCCTGTGGCATCGGCTTCAGCGGGAGGGCCGCCTGCTGGAAGATCGCGGCTGCATCGAGTATGGCGACCAAAACACCCTGATGAATTTTGTGCCGACGCGGCCCCTGGCGGAGATCGCCCACGAGTATGTGGAGGCGCTGTGGACGATGTATGAACCGGCGGCCTACCTGCGACGATGTCTGCGCCACTGCCAAAACATCAAGACCAATAACTATTTTCAGCAGCAGATCTCGTTTCCCCTGTGGAAGGGGGCCAAGCTGGTGGCCCGGCTGATCTGGCAGCAGGGTATTGCCATGGGCGAGATTCGCGGCCAGTTTTGGCGGCAGCTGTGGACGATGGCGACCACCAAACCCCGGCTGCTGGGGCTGTACCTGGGGCTCTGTGCCGCCGGGGGCCACTTCTGGGAATACCGGGAGCTGGCGCGGGAGCGCATCGGCGGTCAGCTGGGCTACGACCCGCTGCTGCCGCCGCCAGAAGATGCTCCGGTGGCGGCGCAGGCGGCGCTGGTGGCCAGTCGCTAGGTTTTGTTTAGGAGATTTCTGGAAAAGGAGATCGCCGCTCTATGCGGCGACTGCAACCACCGTAGGGTGGGCACTGCCCACCATTAGGGAGAAAGCTTTCCAGAAGTCGCCCTAGGCCCTAGAGCGTGACCCCAAGGGCCTAACTTCAGTTTAGGAGCATGAATAGTCCAGGCTGGGCTGGGCGATCGCCGGTAGCTCCAACTCCTGCATGACGGCCCTGGGGTCGGGCAGGGTGTCGGGATCGCCCACGTAGATGCCCAGCGACCGGGCCACTTTGACCATGGTGCTGTCGGTTTCGACCGGGCTGGGGCAGATGCCGCGCAGGTGGCACTCGCGCACGGTGGCGATCACGTCGCTGAGGTCTTTGGAGCGCACCCGGCCCGCCTCCCACACCACCAGGCGGTTGTAGCGGCCCTCGGCGATCAGATCGACGGCTTTGCGGCCAAAGGCGGAGGCCAGCAGGCGATCGCTGGCGGTGGGAATGCCGCTGCGCTGGATGTGGCCCAGCACCATGGCGCGGGTTTCGACCCGATCCATATCGCAGTAGGCGGTGTCGCCGGTCTGGCACAGGGTGCGGCTGCGATCGGCGATCGCCGTGGCCAGCGCTTCGCCAATCAGATGCTGGGGTTTGCCGTCTTCGCCGTGGACGCCCTCGGCCACCACCACCAGGGCAAACTTGCGGCCCCGCTGGCGCAGGTCGGCAATGTGCTGGCAGATCTGGGTGATTACCAGGGGGCTGAGGTTGGGCACCAGCTCGGGAATCAGGATGACGTCGGCCCCGCCCGCAATGCCGCCGTGGAGGGCCAGATGCCCGGCGTCGCGACCCATGACCTCGACCACCATGACGCGATCGTGGCTGGCGGCGGTAAAGGTGAGGTCGTAGAGGGCGCTGTTTACCGTCTGCACCGCCGTATTAAAGCCAATCGACTTTTCGGTGAAGGGGACGTCGTTGTCGATGGTTTTGGGAATGCCGATCAGGTTCCAGCCGCCGCGCTGGGCCAGGTCGTAGATGATGTCGAGGCTGCCGTCGCCGCCGATGGCAATCAGGGCGTCGAGGTTGAGTTTTTCGTAGCCCGCCAAAATTTTGGCCATCTGGTCAGGGCCGTCGAAACGGCTTTTGCTGAGCGAGCCTAGAATGGTGCCGCTGAGAAATTGCAGCACGTCGAGCCCCTGCAAAATGCCGGGAATGTCGTAGCCGTGGTCGGTGAGCAGCAGGTGGTCGGGGTCGTACTGACCGTCGGCCACCTGCATAAAGCCGTCGGTGCTGTAGGGTATGCCAATCACGTCCCACCCGCGCCGGTTGGCGCATTTAACCACCGCTCGAATGACGGCGTTGAGGCCGGGGCAGTCGCCGCCGCTGGTGAGAATGCCAATGCGCTGAGGGGTGGTCATAGAACGGTATCCGAAAGGCTGATCTCCTCAATCCTCAAGCCAATGGAGTCTGAGAAATTGCCTTCTTCAACAGTCTTAATGGAGAATAATTTTCGTTTAAATACTCGTTTCAGTGGGTGCGCCGTTGACCCAGCTATCGGTGAGGTCGGGTGGGAGGGCCGTTTCGGTGGGGTCCAGAATCAAGGGTCGCAGCCCCTGGCCTGTCTGTTGGGTCGGGCGTGGCAAGGCTTAAAATACAGGGCTTTTGGCCAGAATTGATGACACACCCTAGAATTGTGCAGACACCGCGATAGATCTTCTCAAAGAGTAAACACAGATTATGTAGGGCTAGTAAATGCCATGAGTGCTCAGTCTTCACCCCTCAACATAAGATGGCTACGGGCATTTGCTCTGGCTGGCCTTTGCACCGCTTTGGTCGGCGGGGCGGCCTGTACGTTTGACAGCGCTTCCAACGGATCTACCCCTGCGGCCCAGGCAGAGCCAGCTAGCTTTGATCAGCTGACTGGGCGGGTGCTTGAGCTTTACTATGGCGATGACCCAGACGGGGCGACTCTGCTGGCAGAGCAGGCTTTGAACCTGGCTGAAACCGACCAGGGGCCAGACCACCCGGCTACAGCTATAGCCCTCAACAACCTGGCTTTTTTGTACGATACGGCGGGTCGCCACGGGGAAGCCGAGCCCCTGTACCAGCGGGCAATGGCCATTGATGCAGAGACCCTGGCCGCCGACGATCTCGATCTGGCTCTGACCCTCAACAACTTAGCCGTTTCATACGCTTTAACGGGGCGCTACGACGAGGCAGAACCCCTGGCTCAGCAGGCATTGGCCATTCGCCAGGCCAGACTCGGCCCCGATCATATCGATACCTACAACAGTCTGATTAACCTGGGGTTTACCTACCAGCTTCTGGGCCGCTACAGCGAGGCCGAGCCCCTGTACCAGGAGGCCCTGGCCATCGCAGAGGCAAAACTAGGCCCAAACCACAGCGCGACCGCTGACAGGCTGCAAAACCTGGGCGAGTTGTATCAA encodes the following:
- a CDS encoding B12-binding domain-containing radical SAM protein; this encodes MKALLLYPLFPKTFWSFDRFMEMASLKAFIPPLGIITVASLLPRDWEIRFCDRNVSPESEADWQWCDLVILSAMAVQKADFHHLIRKAVQLGKKVAVGGPYPTALPEHALASGAHYLVLDEGEITVAPFLQALAEGQESGVFRADEKPDVTLSPMPRFDLLKRDDYMMMAIQFSRGCPFNCEFCDIITLYGRKPRTKGVEQTLAELQALYDLGWRGTIFIVDDNFIGNQRNVKLLLRSLIPWMQAHNYPFTFFTEASVNLAEDPELLDLMSRSGFYGVFLGIETPDQDSLKVTRKQQNTRNPLTEACRKINDAGLMIYAGFIIGFDGERSGAGQRIQDFVEETALPQPMLGVLQAPPHTALWHRLQREGRLLEDRGCIEYGDQNTLMNFVPTRPLAEIAHEYVEALWTMYEPAAYLRRCLRHCQNIKTNNYFQQQISFPLWKGAKLVARLIWQQGIAMGEIRGQFWRQLWTMATTKPRLLGLYLGLCAAGGHFWEYRELARERIGGQLGYDPLLPPPEDAPVAAQAALVASR
- a CDS encoding ATP-dependent 6-phosphofructokinase, with the translated sequence MTTPQRIGILTSGGDCPGLNAVIRAVVKCANRRGWDVIGIPYSTDGFMQVADGQYDPDHLLLTDHGYDIPGILQGLDVLQFLSGTILGSLSKSRFDGPDQMAKILAGYEKLNLDALIAIGGDGSLDIIYDLAQRGGWNLIGIPKTIDNDVPFTEKSIGFNTAVQTVNSALYDLTFTAASHDRVMVVEVMGRDAGHLALHGGIAGGADVILIPELVPNLSPLVITQICQHIADLRQRGRKFALVVVAEGVHGEDGKPQHLIGEALATAIADRSRTLCQTGDTAYCDMDRVETRAMVLGHIQRSGIPTASDRLLASAFGRKAVDLIAEGRYNRLVVWEAGRVRSKDLSDVIATVRECHLRGICPSPVETDSTMVKVARSLGIYVGDPDTLPDPRAVMQELELPAIAQPSLDYSCS
- a CDS encoding tetratricopeptide repeat protein, whose product is MSAQSSPLNIRWLRAFALAGLCTALVGGAACTFDSASNGSTPAAQAEPASFDQLTGRVLELYYGDDPDGATLLAEQALNLAETDQGPDHPATAIALNNLAFLYDTAGRHGEAEPLYQRAMAIDAETLAADDLDLALTLNNLAVSYALTGRYDEAEPLAQQALAIRQARLGPDHIDTYNSLINLGFTYQLLGRYSEAEPLYQEALAIAEAKLGPNHSATADRLQNLGELYQAMGRDDAAAPLLERAAAIQSAPSAEGPDPACDRPPVVGAGRLGYSAAQAAIDCP